One segment of Desulfobacterales bacterium DNA contains the following:
- a CDS encoding neutral/alkaline non-lysosomal ceramidase N-terminal domain-containing protein, which translates to MFSNELPTFKAGVAKTSITPVNYMWMAGYSGRSHPSNGFIHDIWIKVLALESCEGNRAIILTSDLLGIPKNLYEDLISELRSIIGIDRSEIMFTASHNHSSPVVKDALQDCYNLDDEQLLLIDEYYNYLKLTIVDTVLKAIDNLTPALLFAGEGTATFAVNRRNNVETEVPYFIENGYDLKGPVDHEVPVLAIKTTDNNLLAVVFGYSCHATTYAGYSWFGDYPGYAQIYVEENYPGAVAMFYQKCGSDQNPIPRGSIELSMEYGKLLAESVESVLLNPMRQIDPYINTSFEFVNLYYGTQPTISDLKILSKRDDILGRWAKRLLKVLEGIGRFPTYYEYPVQVWRLGKDQIWISLGGEIPVDYANYFKNKYRFHTWVNGYANDVMAYIPSKTIWEEGGYETGALPVYGLPAYRWAPDVEDPILASVNKLIQNVNYSDDRKLFANFMNSILLLMGNFYWMF; encoded by the coding sequence TTGTTTTCAAATGAATTACCGACATTTAAAGCTGGTGTAGCAAAAACTTCCATAACGCCTGTAAATTATATGTGGATGGCGGGGTATTCTGGCCGAAGCCATCCATCAAATGGTTTTATTCACGATATTTGGATTAAAGTTCTCGCCTTAGAATCTTGCGAGGGTAATAGAGCCATTATTCTTACAAGTGATCTTTTAGGAATTCCTAAAAATTTATATGAGGATTTAATTTCAGAACTACGTTCAATAATAGGCATTGATCGCTCTGAAATAATGTTTACAGCCTCTCACAATCATTCCTCCCCTGTAGTCAAAGATGCTCTGCAAGATTGTTATAACTTAGATGATGAGCAGCTTTTATTAATTGATGAGTACTATAATTATCTTAAATTAACCATTGTTGATACTGTTTTAAAAGCTATTGATAATCTAACACCAGCGTTGTTATTTGCAGGAGAAGGAACAGCTACGTTTGCTGTAAATAGAAGGAACAATGTTGAAACAGAAGTCCCTTACTTTATTGAAAATGGATATGATCTAAAGGGACCAGTTGACCATGAAGTTCCTGTTTTGGCAATAAAAACAACGGACAATAATTTATTAGCGGTAGTTTTTGGATATTCCTGCCACGCAACCACTTATGCGGGATATAGCTGGTTTGGCGATTATCCGGGTTATGCTCAAATTTATGTTGAAGAAAATTATCCTGGTGCTGTAGCTATGTTTTATCAAAAATGTGGATCGGATCAAAACCCTATTCCAAGGGGAAGTATTGAATTATCAATGGAATATGGAAAACTTCTCGCTGAAAGTGTTGAGTCTGTACTCTTAAACCCTATGCGTCAGATAGATCCTTATATAAATACAAGCTTTGAATTTGTAAATCTTTATTATGGGACACAACCTACTATTAGTGATTTAAAAATTTTATCAAAAAGAGACGATATTCTTGGAAGATGGGCGAAAAGACTTTTGAAAGTTTTAGAAGGAATCGGTAGATTTCCGACTTATTATGAATATCCTGTTCAGGTATGGAGACTTGGAAAAGATCAAATTTGGATAAGCCTTGGAGGAGAAATTCCAGTGGATTATGCTAATTATTTTAAGAATAAATATAGATTTCATACTTGGGTGAATGGTTACGCTAATGATGTTATGGCCTATATACCTTCGAAAACAATATGGGAAGAAGGTGGCTATGAAACAGGAGCTTTGCCGGTATATGGATTGCCAGCTTATAGATGGGCTCCAGATGTTGAAGATCCAATATTAGCATCGGTTAATAAGCTTATTCAAAATGTAAACTACTCCGACGATCGAAAATTATTTGCAAATTTTATGAATTCCATTTTACTTTTAATGGGAAATTTTTATTGGATGTTTTAA
- a CDS encoding adenylate cyclase, whose amino-acid sequence MKNIQMHFITLTFNDPQMEREFRKYHNTKTIPYERIFLWVLLVVALIWFFISSYLGIENIDEQIVVNLKRTLLVLMCLSVFSICFSYTSLVMDNLQIGTCVVCLLIGSLLLYFFETLPYSEFISYSYGIVVLFIFAFLTLAVMNVVLSFLVSILLIGVYTFILFHKINILNLNTLIPILYVLTSFIFGLVGAYAFEKRAREEFISTKIIEQNNSLMEGLSAKLSKYLSPNLYNSIFTGQKEVRVESARKKLTIFFSDIKGFTELTDSIESETLTLILNSYLNEMAEIALEYGGTIDKFIGDAILIFFGDPQTKGEDEDSIQCVFMAIKMQEAIRRLNDKWRKMGAVKDIQVRIGIHSGFCTVGNFGSENRLEYTIIGGSVNLAKRLESASQEGKILISEDTYALVKEKIHCVKKDRIHVKGISYPVQTYEVAAPVEKIEKNEITENFWGFSLHINYHTVDKKKAKAILNNALKSLNKKNDFFNWL is encoded by the coding sequence ATGAAAAATATACAAATGCATTTTATTACTTTGACATTTAATGATCCTCAGATGGAGCGTGAATTTAGGAAATATCACAATACAAAAACAATTCCATATGAGCGTATTTTTTTATGGGTTCTTTTAGTTGTAGCCTTAATCTGGTTTTTCATTTCAAGTTATTTAGGTATAGAAAATATTGATGAACAAATCGTTGTAAATTTAAAGAGAACGCTTTTAGTGCTTATGTGTCTTAGTGTATTCTCAATTTGTTTTAGTTATACCAGCCTTGTGATGGATAATCTACAAATCGGAACTTGTGTAGTATGTCTTTTAATCGGTAGTCTTCTTCTTTATTTTTTTGAGACTCTTCCGTATTCCGAATTTATTTCCTATAGTTATGGAATTGTTGTGTTGTTTATTTTTGCTTTTTTAACTTTAGCGGTTATGAATGTAGTTTTATCATTTTTAGTTTCTATTCTTTTGATTGGCGTATATACTTTTATTTTATTTCATAAAATAAATATATTGAACTTAAATACGTTAATACCCATCTTGTATGTTTTGACATCTTTTATTTTTGGCTTAGTAGGGGCGTATGCATTTGAAAAGAGAGCCCGTGAAGAATTTATTTCTACCAAGATTATCGAACAAAACAATAGTTTGATGGAGGGATTATCCGCAAAACTTTCTAAATATCTTTCACCTAATTTGTATAATTCAATTTTTACAGGGCAAAAAGAGGTTAGAGTTGAGTCTGCCCGCAAGAAATTAACTATTTTTTTTTCTGATATTAAGGGTTTCACTGAATTGACGGACAGTATTGAATCAGAGACTCTAACTTTAATATTGAATAGCTATTTAAATGAAATGGCAGAGATTGCTCTTGAATATGGAGGTACAATAGATAAATTCATAGGCGATGCTATACTTATTTTTTTTGGGGATCCTCAAACAAAAGGTGAAGACGAAGATTCTATTCAATGTGTGTTCATGGCTATTAAAATGCAAGAAGCTATTAGAAGGTTGAATGATAAATGGCGAAAAATGGGAGCTGTTAAGGATATACAGGTAAGAATTGGAATTCATTCTGGCTTTTGTACGGTTGGCAATTTTGGTTCCGAAAACAGGTTAGAATATACTATAATAGGAGGCAGTGTAAATCTTGCTAAACGTTTAGAGTCAGCTTCACAAGAGGGCAAAATTTTAATATCCGAAGATACATACGCTTTAGTCAAAGAAAAAATTCATTGTGTTAAAAAAGATAGAATTCATGTAAAAGGAATATCTTATCCTGTTCAAACCTATGAAGTAGCTGCTCCTGTTGAAAAGATAGAAAAAAATGAGATAACCGAAAATTTTTGGGGATTTTCGCTGCATATTAATTATCATACTGTAGATAAAAAAAAGGCGAAGGCGATTTTAAATAATGCCTTAAAGAGTTTAAATAAAAAAAATGATTTTTTTAACTGGTTGTAA
- a CDS encoding glycosyltransferase family 4 protein, with protein MEIDNIRVLHIDTEHAWGGGQQQVAYLMDYMHKQGLNNTALVCQPKSYFEKYCKEKGIPFYPVKMRGEMDFIAGYKIARLCKKNNFNILHLHSAHALASGLWAKLFYNKIKLIGSRRVSIHIRNNPLSLFKYSNRMIDKIVCVSNQIKDTLLKDGIPEHLVVTIYSGVDLKKFTDVLPPPAFRKQWNIPDDHILVGTVASMVEAKDYPTFLKAAKIITDINDKITFFAVGNGPKEKEIYDFAKDLGLSKRFIFSGFQKEVGIFLKSFDIFVLSSSFEGLGTSILDAQGVGLPVVATKTGGIPEIIRHNVNGMLIEQGNPQALADAIVELATNKEKRKTLGEKAMETVKDFSIENTVQKNLSLYKEILNSKKP; from the coding sequence ATGGAAATAGATAATATAAGAGTTTTGCATATTGACACAGAGCATGCATGGGGCGGGGGACAGCAGCAAGTGGCTTATTTGATGGATTATATGCATAAACAAGGCTTAAATAACACAGCTTTAGTATGTCAACCAAAGTCTTATTTTGAAAAATACTGTAAAGAAAAAGGAATTCCTTTCTATCCTGTTAAGATGAGGGGGGAAATGGATTTTATTGCTGGTTATAAAATAGCTCGTTTATGTAAAAAAAATAATTTTAATATACTTCATCTACATTCAGCTCATGCTCTTGCAAGTGGTTTGTGGGCAAAACTTTTTTATAATAAGATTAAGCTTATTGGTTCAAGAAGGGTTTCCATACATATAAGGAATAACCCTTTAAGCCTTTTTAAATATTCGAATAGAATGATTGATAAGATAGTTTGTGTTTCTAATCAAATAAAGGATACTCTATTAAAAGACGGAATTCCTGAACATTTAGTAGTAACTATTTATAGCGGAGTTGATCTTAAAAAATTTACTGATGTGCTTCCTCCGCCAGCATTTAGAAAGCAATGGAACATACCAGATGACCATATTCTTGTAGGGACAGTCGCTTCTATGGTAGAAGCAAAGGATTACCCAACCTTTCTTAAAGCCGCAAAAATTATTACTGATATTAATGATAAAATTACTTTTTTTGCCGTTGGGAATGGTCCTAAAGAAAAGGAAATTTATGATTTTGCTAAAGACTTAGGCTTATCAAAAAGGTTTATTTTTTCAGGATTTCAAAAAGAAGTGGGGATATTTTTAAAAAGCTTTGATATTTTTGTTTTATCATCAAGTTTTGAAGGTTTAGGAACTTCTATACTTGACGCCCAAGGTGTAGGACTTCCTGTTGTTGCCACAAAAACAGGGGGGATTCCTGAAATTATCCGTCATAATGTAAATGGTATGTTGATAGAGCAGGGTAATCCTCAAGCCCTCGCCGATGCTATAGTTGAACTTGCAACAAATAAAGAAAAAAGAAAAACATTAGGAGAAAAGGCAATGGAAACTGTAAAAGACTTTTCTATTGAAAATACTGTTCAGAAAAATTTAAGTCTATATAAAGAAATATTAAACAGTAAAAAGCCTTGA
- a CDS encoding lysophospholipid acyltransferase family protein — MLDTIIYKIIRAIFRVFGVIPRRVSVYFSKVMGNIWFFIDKQHRNIALENLTRAFGREKTQQEIKILAKKVFQNIALVLFEIGWTMGLNKKEIHKYFTVKGLNNLNKAVEKGRGVLLLTGHMGNWELLTFIAAMTNHKYNIVYRQLDFPPLEKFFFDLRTRFGATMIPNFRGAMRLILKALNKRECVGMLLDQSVNWDLGVFADFFGIRTSTNKGMALISLKTGAPVVPVFIKRKGFKFEAEFEKEIPFIDTGDKIKDVEESTFLYNKRIENFIRQYPEQWFWVHRRWKIAPYSSWPKKKHFQK; from the coding sequence ATGTTAGATACAATAATTTATAAAATAATTAGAGCCATATTCAGAGTGTTCGGAGTTATACCTCGAAGAGTGTCTGTGTATTTTTCTAAAGTTATGGGAAATATCTGGTTTTTTATTGATAAACAGCATAGAAATATTGCGCTTGAAAATCTTACAAGGGCATTTGGAAGGGAAAAAACACAACAAGAAATTAAAATTCTTGCTAAGAAAGTATTTCAAAATATAGCTTTAGTATTGTTTGAGATCGGTTGGACAATGGGGTTAAACAAAAAAGAAATCCATAAGTATTTTACAGTAAAGGGATTGAACAATCTTAATAAAGCCGTTGAAAAGGGTAGGGGAGTGCTTCTTTTAACAGGCCACATGGGTAATTGGGAACTTTTAACATTTATTGCAGCCATGACAAATCATAAATACAATATAGTTTATAGGCAGTTAGATTTTCCTCCATTGGAAAAATTTTTTTTTGATTTAAGAACTCGTTTTGGCGCTACAATGATTCCTAATTTTAGAGGGGCGATGCGTTTAATTTTAAAGGCTTTAAACAAGAGAGAATGTGTTGGGATGTTATTAGACCAGAGTGTAAATTGGGATCTAGGAGTCTTTGCTGATTTTTTTGGGATAAGAACATCTACAAATAAAGGTATGGCTTTGATATCTTTAAAAACTGGAGCTCCAGTAGTTCCTGTTTTTATAAAACGAAAAGGTTTTAAATTTGAAGCGGAATTTGAAAAAGAGATTCCTTTTATTGATACTGGCGATAAGATTAAAGACGTTGAAGAAAGTACTTTTTTGTATAATAAAAGGATTGAAAATTTTATTAGGCAATATCCGGAACAATGGTTTTGGGTCCATAGAAGGTGGAAAATTGCTCCTTATAGCTCATGGCCGAAAAAGAAGCATTTTCAAAAATAA